A region of Prochlorothrix hollandica PCC 9006 = CALU 1027 DNA encodes the following proteins:
- a CDS encoding dicarboxylate/amino acid:cation symporter, with product MKIWNAVLGLLQSYGVLIASIVIGISLSLLKPNWLSVVDPFGVVYFNLLKMWALPTMLTSLILSISKFVRQGKLGAKANSIFTAVWTRLFLIFVIIFLTAFVFETGQNVSDANLRRMGSLINQTDNLTMDLMVNSDIVQPNPTGLLDFVATIVPDNIFEALNESVSIQVVSFALLFGLALGWAKSLENAVLPTVLERTYQTMSQLTGWIGVLVPFGLCIQVADLARDGKLDNLLALADFIVIVCVLFILISVFSIGIIWQRSGFSLPFVLSSLGEPSLLVLSSQDAVSAIPSSITALNNSLRFDRSTVDLVIPLAITILRMGSFVYLVQVTFFIAGLYDIPLGLGKLIIMIVGIGLGTTATSTATGGDDLILVILPVLSFLGLPLEAVIVPLVAIDLILQPLRELTTVHAGMALTALMSTTKLPSQPSPKPS from the coding sequence GTGAAGATTTGGAATGCAGTTCTTGGATTATTGCAGAGTTATGGTGTTCTGATTGCTAGTATAGTCATCGGCATCAGTCTTAGCCTGCTCAAACCGAATTGGCTTAGTGTTGTTGATCCCTTTGGTGTCGTTTATTTTAATCTCCTGAAAATGTGGGCTTTGCCCACTATGCTCACCAGTCTGATTCTGTCGATTTCTAAGTTTGTTCGTCAAGGCAAACTAGGGGCTAAAGCTAATAGTATTTTTACTGCTGTTTGGACTCGGCTGTTTTTGATATTTGTTATTATATTTCTGACGGCTTTTGTTTTTGAAACCGGTCAAAATGTTAGTGATGCTAACTTGAGACGGATGGGTTCTCTGATCAATCAAACTGATAATTTAACCATGGATTTGATGGTGAACTCTGATATCGTTCAGCCTAATCCCACTGGATTATTAGACTTTGTTGCCACCATTGTCCCAGATAACATTTTTGAGGCTTTGAATGAGTCGGTTTCTATTCAGGTGGTTTCCTTTGCTCTTCTGTTTGGTTTAGCTTTAGGCTGGGCCAAAAGTTTAGAGAATGCTGTACTGCCGACAGTATTAGAGAGAACTTACCAAACCATGAGTCAGCTAACGGGCTGGATTGGTGTTCTGGTGCCGTTTGGACTCTGTATTCAAGTTGCTGATTTGGCGAGGGATGGCAAACTAGATAATCTACTGGCTTTGGCAGACTTCATTGTTATAGTCTGTGTCCTGTTTATCCTGATTTCGGTCTTCAGTATCGGTATTATTTGGCAAAGATCTGGATTCTCTTTACCGTTTGTCCTCTCATCTTTGGGAGAACCGAGTTTGCTAGTTCTGTCTAGTCAGGATGCGGTGTCGGCTATTCCTTCTAGTATTACGGCTCTGAATAATTCCTTACGTTTCGATCGCTCAACCGTTGATTTAGTGATACCCCTGGCCATCACCATTTTGCGCATGGGTTCCTTTGTCTATTTAGTTCAGGTTACGTTTTTCATTGCTGGTTTATATGATATTCCCCTGGGTTTAGGTAAGTTGATTATTATGATTGTGGGGATTGGTCTTGGTACCACAGCCACGTCTACGGCCACCGGGGGAGACGATTTGATTTTAGTGATCCTGCCGGTCTTAAGTTTTTTGGGGTTACCCTTGGAGGCCGTGATCGTTCCGTTGGTAGCCATTGACTTAATTCTCCAACCCTTGCGTGAGCTGACTACGGTTCATGCGGGTATGGCTTTGACCGCGTTGATGTCTACCACCAAACTACCCTCCCAGCCATCCCCTAAACCATCGTAA
- a CDS encoding thioredoxin — MDFTWEPSTSGRVLAPVPTLLGTHSRGNHGGIAPTKIGESVKVK; from the coding sequence GTGGATTTCACCTGGGAACCATCGACCTCAGGTAGGGTTCTCGCCCCCGTGCCGACCCTCTTGGGGACCCACAGCCGGGGCAACCACGGGGGGATTGCCCCTACCAAAATTGGGGAATCTGTCAAGGTGAAATAG